One Seleniivibrio woodruffii DNA window includes the following coding sequences:
- a CDS encoding zinc-binding metallopeptidase family protein, with protein MKRFYCSCGAEIFFENTICFNCGKLVGIDIVGSEMFTLKTKGNGLLSATMGMNTRHYRFCKHRSPDTLGCNILVRENDPEEQCVSCRLTRIIPDQSIPRNVKRWRTLEEAKRRMVFNMHRNRLPYQTRTENPVSGLCFDFLEDRRSNPNVFEEIVYTGHSSGVITVNAAEADPEYRASMQEEMNERYRTTLGHFRHELGHYFWMTLIQGTKWERPFDVLFGDHRRDYDAALKEYYANGPAEDWVEHHISAYSSMHPLEDWAETWAHYLHMMDTLETAVSFGVVNVDIENGNFRDVIGKWVELTIIMNSLNRSVGKADAYPFVLSNEVYEKLTFIRNVILASRR; from the coding sequence ATGAAACGTTTTTACTGCTCCTGCGGAGCGGAGATCTTTTTTGAGAACACCATCTGTTTCAACTGCGGAAAACTGGTCGGAATAGACATTGTGGGTTCGGAGATGTTTACCCTGAAAACAAAGGGCAACGGTCTCCTTTCGGCCACAATGGGCATGAACACCCGCCATTACAGATTCTGCAAACATCGTTCCCCCGACACTCTGGGGTGCAATATCCTTGTGCGTGAGAACGACCCCGAGGAGCAGTGTGTATCCTGCCGCCTGACACGAATTATTCCTGATCAGTCCATACCCAGAAATGTGAAAAGATGGCGCACTCTGGAAGAGGCTAAAAGACGCATGGTCTTTAATATGCACCGCAACAGACTGCCCTATCAGACAAGGACGGAGAACCCTGTTTCGGGGCTGTGTTTCGATTTTCTGGAGGACAGGCGGTCAAACCCGAACGTTTTCGAGGAGATAGTGTACACAGGGCACAGCAGCGGGGTTATAACGGTGAACGCCGCCGAGGCGGATCCGGAATACCGAGCCTCCATGCAGGAGGAGATGAACGAGAGATACCGTACAACTCTGGGGCATTTCCGCCATGAACTGGGGCACTATTTCTGGATGACCCTTATTCAGGGGACAAAGTGGGAGAGACCTTTCGATGTGCTTTTCGGCGACCACAGAAGAGACTACGATGCCGCACTTAAAGAGTATTACGCCAACGGACCCGCAGAGGACTGGGTTGAACACCACATCAGCGCATATTCGTCCATGCACCCTCTGGAAGACTGGGCGGAGACGTGGGCGCACTATCTGCACATGATGGACACACTGGAAACAGCCGTTTCTTTCGGTGTTGTTAATGTTGATATTGAAAATGGTAATTTCAGGGATGTCATCGGAAAGTGGGTCGAACTCACTATAATTATGAACTCCCTCAACCGCAGTGTCGGAAAGGCGGATGCCTACCCGTTCGTGTTGTCTAATGAGGTTTACGAGAAACTTACCTTCATCAGAAATGTGATTCTTGCATCCCGCAGGTGA